The following proteins are co-located in the Verrucomicrobiota bacterium genome:
- a CDS encoding DUF4338 domain-containing protein — protein MSAPQADASTRFCGRDFSPAELARIRGLIAQGNTWRSELARQVCQEFGWRNAQGRLKEMSCKVALLRMERAGLLVLPPPRGRNGNGKKATPAQQLLALEPAPLTLPAHQLQALKLELVRTPLERRLYRQMMGAHHYLGYYPMPGAQLRYLLYHGSQLLGGLGFGASAWALADRDRFIGWSGPQRQRNLHLVLNNHRFLLLPWVRSPNLASRVLGGVCRRLGADWLERYGYRPVLLETFVQWPRFSGTAYRAANWVCVGLTKGRGKLEKRHQTVLPQKAIFLYPLRPDFKKILTC, from the coding sequence ATGAGCGCGCCCCAAGCCGACGCTTCGACGCGCTTCTGCGGCCGGGACTTTAGCCCGGCCGAACTGGCGCGCATCCGAGGCCTCATCGCTCAAGGTAACACTTGGCGCAGTGAGCTCGCGCGGCAAGTCTGCCAGGAGTTCGGCTGGCGCAATGCCCAGGGCCGCCTTAAGGAGATGAGTTGTAAGGTGGCGCTGCTGCGCATGGAGCGCGCCGGCTTGCTCGTGCTGCCACCTCCCCGCGGCCGTAACGGCAACGGCAAAAAGGCCACGCCGGCGCAGCAGCTTTTGGCGTTGGAACCCGCCCCCCTGACCCTACCCGCCCATCAGCTGCAGGCGTTAAAGCTAGAGTTAGTTCGTACCCCCCTGGAGCGGCGGCTTTACCGCCAGATGATGGGGGCGCATCACTACCTGGGCTACTACCCGATGCCCGGGGCCCAGTTGCGCTACCTCCTCTACCACGGCTCCCAACTGCTGGGCGGCCTGGGCTTTGGCGCCAGCGCCTGGGCGCTGGCCGACCGGGATCGCTTCATCGGCTGGTCGGGCCCCCAACGCCAGCGCAACCTGCACCTGGTGCTTAACAATCACCGCTTTTTGTTGCTGCCCTGGGTGCGCAGCCCCAACCTGGCCTCCCGCGTGCTGGGTGGGGTGTGCCGCCGCCTGGGGGCCGACTGGCTCGAGCGCTACGGCTACCGGCCGGTCCTACTGGAGACCTTCGTCCAATGGCCCCGCTTTAGCGGCACGGCCTATCGGGCGGCCAATTGGGTCTGCGTCGGGCTCACCAAAGGCCGGGGCAAACTGGAGAAGCGCCATCAAACCGTTTTGCCCCAGAAAGCCATCTTTCTTTACCCCTTGCGTCCCGATTTTAAAAAGATCCTCACGTGCTGA
- a CDS encoding IS66 family transposase: protein MGTTTPSAESQATTTLGQEPASLREQNRLLHAEVISLRQQAHYHRSQHRRAVARAEELQAQVDALKAKVADLQQRLFGRKSERRNRVLLLGGTEPSGLARRARGQQPGRAGHGRTLRQTLPVVETVLALSDAALRCPYCGLRWDPWGPPHTREQIEWEVRLFRGRTTRLKYRRPAGCQCQPQRPDIISAPPAPTVIPKGLLANSFLTEVLVLKFLYHVPLERIRAMARSAGLTLSAGTLCGALQKLVPLFEPLYEAIQAQSRQAALCLMDETRWEVFVEEPHKGSHRWWLWVVVTQQTRLYIVAPSRSAAVPKAYFGYEPAEARCRYEPMVVVDRFKAYSFLKELLQLAYCWAHVRRDFLHLRLGGQEGEAWADGWIERIGQLYELNHQRLTLAKSPEGPEPLPAPFVELDPGRMSRAEYAQADAAVHQALASMEQQCAQELAQSHLGRLRRKVLTSLQTHWPGLTLFADHPQIPMDNNGAERAIRPGTIGRKNYYGSASKWSAQLLALMLTLLQTLVLHNINPRDYLKAYLDACARNGSKAPESLEPWLPWNFITPEATGGEDAPPRVPARECRARGP, encoded by the coding sequence ATGGGGACCACCACGCCATCGGCCGAGAGCCAAGCAACGACGACGCTCGGACAGGAACCGGCCTCGCTCCGAGAGCAGAATCGGCTTTTGCACGCCGAAGTCATCTCCCTGCGTCAGCAGGCCCATTACCACCGCAGCCAGCACCGGCGCGCGGTGGCCCGGGCCGAGGAACTCCAGGCCCAGGTCGACGCGCTCAAAGCCAAAGTGGCCGACCTGCAGCAGCGGCTGTTTGGTCGCAAGAGCGAGCGACGCAACCGAGTGCTCCTTTTAGGAGGCACCGAGCCAAGCGGCCTCGCCCGTCGCGCCCGGGGTCAGCAACCCGGCCGGGCCGGTCATGGCCGCACGCTGCGGCAAACCCTTCCGGTGGTGGAAACCGTCTTGGCGCTCAGCGACGCAGCGTTGCGTTGTCCCTACTGCGGGTTGCGGTGGGATCCGTGGGGTCCCCCGCACACCCGGGAACAGATCGAATGGGAAGTGCGCCTGTTCCGGGGGCGCACGACTCGACTGAAGTACCGCCGGCCGGCCGGCTGCCAATGCCAGCCGCAGCGGCCGGATATCATCTCGGCGCCTCCGGCGCCCACGGTCATTCCCAAGGGCCTGTTGGCCAATAGCTTCCTTACCGAAGTGCTGGTGCTGAAATTTCTCTACCACGTGCCCTTGGAACGCATCCGGGCCATGGCGCGCAGCGCGGGGTTAACGTTGAGCGCCGGGACCCTCTGCGGGGCGCTCCAAAAGCTTGTGCCGCTCTTTGAGCCGCTCTACGAGGCCATTCAGGCCCAGAGCCGCCAAGCCGCCTTATGCCTGATGGACGAGACGCGGTGGGAAGTCTTCGTCGAAGAACCTCACAAAGGCAGCCACCGCTGGTGGCTTTGGGTGGTCGTGACGCAGCAGACCCGGCTTTACATTGTCGCCCCGTCGCGCTCGGCGGCCGTGCCCAAAGCCTATTTTGGCTACGAGCCCGCCGAGGCCCGATGCCGCTATGAGCCGATGGTGGTCGTCGATCGCTTCAAGGCTTATTCATTCCTAAAAGAGCTGTTGCAGTTAGCGTATTGTTGGGCGCATGTGCGACGGGATTTTCTTCATCTGCGGCTCGGGGGTCAAGAGGGGGAGGCCTGGGCGGATGGATGGATCGAACGCATCGGCCAACTCTATGAGTTAAATCATCAGCGACTGACGTTGGCCAAAAGCCCGGAGGGCCCGGAACCCTTGCCGGCCCCCTTTGTGGAACTGGATCCCGGGCGCATGAGCCGCGCTGAGTATGCCCAAGCCGATGCGGCCGTCCATCAGGCGCTGGCTTCTATGGAGCAGCAGTGCGCCCAGGAACTGGCCCAGAGTCATCTCGGCCGGCTTCGGCGCAAAGTGCTCACCAGCTTGCAGACCCATTGGCCGGGGCTGACCCTCTTTGCCGATCATCCCCAAATCCCGATGGACAACAACGGGGCCGAACGGGCGATCCGGCCCGGCACGATCGGGCGCAAAAACTACTACGGCAGCGCCTCGAAGTGGAGCGCGCAGCTGCTGGCCCTGATGTTAACTCTGTTGCAGACGTTGGTACTGCACAACATCAATCCTCGGGACTATCTGAAGGCCTACCTGGACGCCTGCGCGCGCAATGGATCCAAAGCGCCAGAGTCCCTGGAGCCCTGGTTGCCGTGGAACTTTATCACCCCCGAGGCCACCGGCGGGGAGGATGCGCCGCCAAGGGTGCCCGCAAGGGAGTGCCGGGCGCGCGGCCCATGA